A window of the Roseburia sp. 831b genome harbors these coding sequences:
- the flgM gene encoding flagellar biosynthesis anti-sigma factor FlgM yields the protein MRIETYNQVAQIYKTSQTAVAKNTSSISKGRDEVQISQTGRDYQIAKQAVAEASDIREDKVAQLKAKVDSGNYEVNSGDFASKLLEKYQTLFM from the coding sequence ATGCGTATTGAAACTTATAATCAGGTCGCCCAGATTTATAAGACATCACAGACAGCTGTTGCGAAGAATACGAGCAGTATCAGCAAGGGTCGCGATGAAGTGCAGATTTCACAGACCGGACGTGATTATCAGATTGCTAAGCAGGCGGTAGCAGAAGCTTCAGATATCAGGGAAGATAAGGTTGCACAGCTTAAAGCAAAAGTAGATTCTGGTAATTATGAAGTGAACTCTGGAGATTTCGCGAGCAAATTATTAGAAAAATACCAGACATTATTTATGTAA
- a CDS encoding flagellar protein FlgN produces the protein MASLMEDLLDVLEKEEQQYKELSELGETKKEVIVAAKIPELQEITAKEQDAASVLANLAKKRNQVLTDMATVLGKDPKEMTVQKMVGYLENQPKEQERLADMRERLLEAGTKMALINKQNEELLKQAMEMVEFDLTLLKSMRQAPETANYNKNAYTTGELLGGGSFDAKQ, from the coding sequence GTGGCTAGTTTAATGGAAGATCTTTTGGATGTATTGGAGAAGGAAGAACAACAGTATAAAGAACTTAGCGAGCTTGGAGAGACCAAGAAAGAAGTGATTGTTGCTGCAAAGATTCCAGAACTTCAGGAGATTACAGCAAAGGAACAGGATGCGGCGAGTGTACTTGCCAATCTGGCAAAGAAGAGGAATCAGGTACTTACCGATATGGCAACTGTTCTGGGAAAAGATCCGAAAGAGATGACCGTCCAGAAGATGGTAGGCTATTTAGAGAATCAGCCAAAAGAGCAGGAACGCCTTGCAGATATGCGGGAACGCTTGCTTGAGGCAGGAACGAAAATGGCATTGATAAACAAGCAGAACGAAGAACTCTTAAAACAGGCGATGGAAATGGTGGAATTTGATCTTACTTTGTTAAAGAGCATGCGACAGGCACCTGAAACAGCAAATTACAATAAGAACGCTTATACAACAGGAGAACTGTTGGGAGGCGGAAGCTTCGATGCAAAACAATAA
- the flgK gene encoding flagellar hook-associated protein FlgK has translation MANSFGSLYIGKSGLQSSLNALNTTSNNLANIDTEGYVRQQTRFADAGYTTFNSTAAISKQQAGLGVTISDVIHARDVFLDKSYRAESGRQAFYAASYDACNEVYTYYQELQGQAFQEGLNDLWVAFQEFAKDPAESTNQNLVVQKAGLFLSRTQAVYTGLQNYQLNINTQISDDIDEINELGKTIYQLNLEIQKTEAGGIETAMTLRDERDKALDQLSALANISYKETGDGFVKVSLEGQEFIDESKCYEIGKKVDKLTGFITPYWPQLSDTEHDKYVEVYDYSVEIASEKNTNIGEVKALLLARGERIADYRDIEGVDYDTYNQSTRTSVATGNSVMLTAQAELDKLFHAIATGVNDLLCPNKTLDADVTFTTKAGDTVTLAAGTKILDAENCDTGADGTLPPQELFCRVGTERYTKYEADDGTVYYVYNEEDLTDKSKMYTIDATNTNEALQELSSRLPHLKQDATDTEKASIDYDLGEKLASIWENSKITLNPNDTGSYSFAKYYAAMIGEMATLGSVYDTTATSLSGTVTSVDNQRQQVMGTSSDEELTNMIKYQNAYNANSRFINVINEMIEILLTQLG, from the coding sequence ATGGCAAATAGTTTTGGCAGCCTGTACATTGGAAAATCAGGATTACAAAGCAGTTTAAACGCGTTAAATACAACATCAAACAACCTTGCAAATATCGATACCGAAGGTTATGTGCGCCAGCAGACACGTTTTGCGGATGCTGGATATACGACATTTAATTCCACAGCGGCCATCAGTAAGCAGCAGGCGGGATTAGGTGTAACCATCAGTGATGTTATTCATGCAAGAGATGTTTTCTTAGATAAATCTTATCGTGCCGAGTCAGGACGACAGGCATTCTATGCAGCCTCGTATGATGCGTGCAATGAAGTATATACCTATTATCAGGAATTACAGGGACAGGCATTCCAGGAAGGCTTGAATGACTTATGGGTAGCATTCCAGGAATTTGCAAAAGATCCGGCGGAAAGTACAAACCAGAATCTGGTGGTACAGAAGGCGGGACTATTCCTTTCACGTACACAGGCAGTATATACGGGACTTCAGAATTACCAGTTGAACATCAATACACAGATTTCAGATGATATTGATGAGATTAACGAACTGGGAAAAACCATTTATCAATTGAATTTAGAGATTCAAAAGACAGAGGCTGGCGGTATTGAGACTGCCATGACATTGCGCGATGAGCGTGATAAGGCATTGGATCAGCTCTCTGCACTTGCGAATATTTCCTATAAAGAAACCGGAGACGGATTCGTAAAAGTAAGCCTGGAGGGTCAGGAATTTATTGACGAGTCCAAATGTTATGAAATCGGGAAAAAAGTAGACAAGCTTACCGGATTTATCACACCATACTGGCCGCAGCTTTCCGATACAGAACATGATAAATATGTAGAAGTTTATGATTACTCCGTAGAAATCGCCTCCGAAAAGAACACAAATATCGGAGAGGTGAAGGCGCTTCTTCTGGCAAGAGGAGAGCGAATCGCAGATTACAGAGATATCGAGGGCGTTGATTACGATACTTACAATCAGTCCACCAGAACATCTGTGGCAACTGGAAATTCTGTTATGTTAACCGCACAGGCAGAACTTGACAAATTATTCCATGCAATCGCAACCGGCGTAAATGATTTGCTTTGCCCAAATAAGACATTGGATGCAGATGTCACATTTACAACCAAGGCAGGAGATACCGTAACACTTGCAGCGGGAACCAAGATTTTGGACGCAGAGAACTGCGATACCGGTGCAGATGGAACACTTCCACCACAGGAACTTTTCTGTAGAGTAGGAACCGAACGCTACACCAAGTACGAAGCGGACGATGGAACTGTGTATTATGTATACAATGAGGAAGATTTGACAGATAAATCCAAGATGTACACAATTGACGCAACGAATACCAACGAAGCGTTACAGGAACTTTCTTCAAGACTTCCGCATTTGAAGCAGGATGCCACAGATACAGAGAAGGCAAGTATTGATTATGATTTGGGAGAAAAATTAGCTTCTATCTGGGAGAACAGCAAGATTACGCTGAATCCAAACGACACCGGAAGCTATTCCTTTGCAAAATATTATGCTGCGATGATTGGAGAGATGGCAACATTAGGCTCGGTTTATGATACGACAGCAACCAGCCTTTCTGGAACCGTCACATCCGTTGACAATCAGAGACAGCAGGTTATGGGAACTTCTTCCGATGAAGAATTGACCAATATGATTAAATATCAGAATGCATACAATGCAAACAGCCGATTTATTAATGTTATCAATGAAATGATTGAGATTTTACTGACACAGTTAGGATAG
- the flgK gene encoding flagellar hook-associated protein FlgK: MSSTFFGLTIASSGLSAYQAALNTTANNISNVQTTGYTRQVANRTASDAIRVYAKYGAAGTGVTTTSITQIRNSYYDSKYWFNQSSLGLYETKLGYMKQIENYFIDDDTEEGFTSIFNKMFNALDTLKNNASDSSTREQFISKAQNLCIYFNSVATGLTKIQDDCNQEIKSTVDNINSIAEKIALLNKQINVLEVQGGYANELRDQRALLVDELSAIVPVTVNETPVVNSNDPDMQTGASYYTVKINGETLVDTYDYETLTCVAQKNKINQSDSDGLYNIYWTSTGNKFNISGKGMSGSLRGLLDIRDGNNGENFTGKVSATTTSAANGTKITIDNPSITNINAISMAESGVITINSKDYNYSGFTFETDADGNITSYTFTLEDTLSETETSKMFGKEASIGTSLDTMGIPYYMSQMNEFLRSFCSMFNDILSGKEDGDTTGSGAQDLNGMNTNYYSFFTCDGLDGKEVDYKLSDKYKDSTITSGMDSYYKLTAGNIKISDVCTKDPTKLATTENIANGADAYDLTEKLALLKSDTIVFRSGKADAFLSCIYSDISVDAQESQIFYNNFSNIASAIETQRTSVSGVDQDEEALDLVKFQNAYNLSSKMVSVLTEVYDKLIQETGV; the protein is encoded by the coding sequence ATGTCATCTACATTTTTTGGATTAACCATTGCATCCTCAGGCTTAAGTGCCTACCAGGCTGCATTAAATACAACTGCAAACAATATTTCGAATGTGCAGACAACTGGTTATACCAGACAGGTTGCAAATCGTACCGCATCGGATGCCATCCGTGTGTATGCAAAATACGGAGCAGCAGGAACCGGTGTGACGACAACCTCCATCACGCAGATTCGAAATTCTTATTACGATTCCAAATACTGGTTCAACCAGTCTTCGCTCGGGCTTTATGAGACGAAGTTGGGTTATATGAAGCAGATTGAAAACTATTTTATTGATGATGATACGGAAGAGGGATTTACATCCATTTTCAATAAAATGTTTAACGCACTGGATACTTTGAAAAACAATGCAAGTGATTCCAGTACAAGAGAACAGTTTATTTCAAAAGCGCAAAATTTATGCATCTACTTCAACAGTGTTGCAACCGGATTGACCAAGATTCAGGATGACTGTAATCAGGAGATTAAATCAACGGTTGATAATATTAACTCGATTGCAGAGAAGATTGCACTTTTGAATAAACAGATTAATGTTCTTGAGGTTCAGGGCGGATACGCAAATGAGCTTCGTGATCAGCGTGCACTTTTGGTAGACGAGCTTTCCGCAATTGTTCCGGTTACCGTGAATGAAACACCGGTTGTCAACTCCAATGACCCGGATATGCAGACCGGTGCAAGCTACTACACCGTGAAAATCAACGGCGAGACATTGGTTGACACTTACGATTATGAGACACTTACCTGTGTGGCACAGAAGAATAAAATTAATCAGTCCGACAGCGATGGACTATACAATATTTACTGGACTTCCACCGGAAATAAATTCAACATATCCGGAAAAGGAATGTCTGGCTCCTTAAGAGGTTTGCTGGATATCCGGGATGGAAATAACGGCGAGAACTTCACCGGAAAAGTTTCTGCAACAACAACCTCCGCAGCAAACGGAACCAAGATTACGATTGATAATCCATCCATTACGAATATCAATGCCATTTCCATGGCAGAGAGCGGTGTGATTACCATTAACAGCAAAGATTACAACTACTCTGGTTTTACGTTTGAGACAGATGCAGATGGAAATATTACATCTTATACATTTACATTAGAGGATACACTGTCAGAAACTGAGACATCCAAAATGTTTGGAAAAGAGGCATCTATTGGAACCTCTCTTGATACCATGGGAATTCCTTACTATATGTCACAGATGAATGAGTTTCTTCGCTCTTTCTGCTCGATGTTTAATGATATTCTGTCCGGAAAAGAAGATGGTGATACGACCGGCAGTGGTGCACAGGATTTGAACGGAATGAATACCAACTACTATTCTTTCTTTACCTGTGACGGTTTAGATGGAAAAGAGGTTGATTACAAGTTATCCGATAAATACAAAGATAGCACAATCACAAGTGGAATGGACAGTTATTATAAACTAACTGCAGGCAATATCAAGATTTCTGATGTATGTACCAAGGACCCGACGAAACTTGCTACAACAGAGAACATCGCCAATGGAGCAGATGCATATGACTTGACGGAAAAACTTGCCTTATTAAAGAGTGATACCATCGTATTCCGTAGTGGAAAAGCAGATGCATTCCTGTCCTGTATCTATTCCGATATTTCGGTAGATGCACAGGAAAGCCAGATTTTTTACAATAATTTCAGCAACATTGCGAGCGCAATCGAAACCCAGCGTACATCCGTTTCGGGTGTGGATCAGGATGAAGAGGCACTTGACCTTGTAAAATTCCAGAACGCTTATAATCTTTCTTCAAAGATGGTTTCGGTTCTGACAGAAGTTTACGATAAACTGATTCAGGAAACAGGAGTATAA
- a CDS encoding flagellin N-terminal helical domain-containing protein, which yields MRVTNNMMLSKTTGNINSNKESVSYLNNQMSSQKKIDRPSEDPVIAIRALRLRSSLSEINQYYDNNIPDAESWLNTTETAIKNMKNILTDIRTQCVNGANDSLTADDRNTILKQLQALREQVYSEGNADYAGRTVFTGYRTNSNLTFMTDEDETTYTIDQTIDYRSIQENRYYTGQVTVPTSAAGIGTGATTNPTEAVFDRIRLPYSDITGGIKGKDNAGNEKLYSTNGDTFKMSYTANGATTPTDFAVTLYDTMDDWAQGAGGTHTVDANKAVFIKETGELILGKNLSSKMKDDYATIDMTYQKTGFDKGELRPEYYFNCTYRKNPTATDTVEYKKYDDNGKEIAQDINYIVAAGQTLTVNMNGSDVFDASIGRDVDELVNAVQAAIDANNKVSTIEDMMKEEQYAGFKDELQSWLDAAKKEADYADDNMQKLYNTYIGNFDGYLKQVNLAYTTIGSKGTRLDLTKNRVENQQTTIEELKSSNEDKELSDVIIDYTAAYNAYDASLQAASYLNKTSLLNYL from the coding sequence ATGCGTGTAACGAACAATATGATGTTGAGTAAGACAACCGGCAACATCAATTCTAATAAAGAGAGCGTAAGCTATTTAAATAACCAGATGTCTTCCCAAAAGAAGATTGACCGTCCTTCCGAGGACCCGGTTATTGCAATTCGTGCGCTTCGTCTTCGCAGCAGCTTAAGCGAAATCAATCAGTATTATGACAACAATATTCCGGATGCAGAGTCTTGGTTGAATACAACAGAGACTGCAATCAAAAATATGAAAAATATTTTGACGGATATTCGTACACAGTGTGTTAATGGGGCAAACGATTCCCTGACCGCAGACGATCGAAATACCATTTTAAAACAGCTTCAGGCATTGCGGGAACAGGTCTACTCTGAGGGTAATGCAGATTATGCAGGAAGAACTGTTTTTACCGGATATCGTACCAACAGTAATCTTACATTTATGACGGATGAGGATGAAACGACCTATACCATCGATCAGACGATTGATTATCGTTCCATTCAGGAGAACCGCTATTATACTGGTCAGGTAACCGTTCCAACTTCAGCAGCAGGAATCGGAACCGGAGCAACCACCAACCCGACTGAGGCAGTGTTTGACCGTATCCGTCTTCCGTATTCCGATATTACAGGCGGAATCAAAGGAAAAGATAATGCCGGAAATGAGAAGCTTTACAGTACAAACGGTGATACATTCAAGATGAGCTATACCGCAAACGGAGCGACCACCCCGACAGACTTTGCAGTTACGCTATACGATACAATGGATGACTGGGCACAGGGAGCCGGCGGAACACATACAGTAGATGCTAATAAAGCTGTATTTATCAAAGAAACCGGAGAATTAATCCTTGGTAAGAATCTTTCTTCAAAAATGAAAGATGATTACGCAACCATTGATATGACCTATCAGAAAACCGGATTTGACAAAGGAGAACTTCGTCCGGAATATTACTTTAACTGTACATACCGGAAGAACCCGACAGCAACCGATACCGTTGAGTATAAGAAGTATGATGACAATGGAAAAGAGATTGCACAGGATATTAACTATATTGTAGCGGCAGGTCAGACCTTGACCGTTAACATGAACGGTTCGGATGTTTTTGACGCATCTATCGGAAGAGATGTGGATGAACTTGTCAATGCAGTTCAGGCAGCGATTGATGCAAACAATAAGGTTTCCACCATCGAAGATATGATGAAAGAAGAACAGTATGCAGGTTTCAAGGATGAATTACAGTCCTGGTTAGACGCAGCCAAGAAAGAAGCTGACTATGCAGACGATAATATGCAGAAACTTTACAACACCTATATCGGCAATTTTGATGGCTATTTAAAACAGGTAAATCTTGCATACACCACAATCGGTAGTAAAGGAACCAGATTAGACCTTACTAAAAACCGTGTGGAAAATCAGCAGACCACGATTGAAGAGTTGAAGTCTTCAAACGAGGATAAGGAACTTTCCGATGTAATCATCGATTACACAGCAGCTTATAATGCGTACGATGCTTCCTTGCAGGCAGCAAGTTACCTAAATAAAACAAGTTTATTGAATTATCTTTAA
- the fliW gene encoding flagellar assembly protein FliW yields MKANTRFFGEIEIEDDKIITIEKGMIGFPELKKFALIFNEEKGKEAKIMWLQSMEEEALAFPVMRPELVKEDYNPTVNDELFQTLGEMTPEDTYVLVTVTVPKDVKEASANLKAPIVINTATMKGCQIIVEDDYPVKYKLNQNKKAGE; encoded by the coding sequence ATGAAAGCGAATACTAGATTTTTTGGGGAGATTGAGATTGAGGATGACAAAATCATCACCATTGAAAAAGGGATGATTGGTTTTCCGGAGTTGAAAAAATTTGCTTTGATTTTTAATGAAGAAAAAGGAAAAGAAGCAAAAATCATGTGGCTTCAGTCCATGGAAGAGGAGGCATTGGCATTTCCGGTGATGCGTCCGGAGCTTGTGAAAGAAGATTACAATCCGACTGTCAATGACGAACTTTTTCAGACGCTTGGCGAGATGACACCGGAAGATACTTATGTACTGGTTACGGTAACGGTTCCAAAGGATGTCAAGGAAGCAAGTGCAAACTTAAAGGCACCGATTGTTATCAACACAGCAACCATGAAGGGATGTCAGATTATTGTAGAGGATGACTATCCGGTAAAATATAAATTGAATCAGAACAAGAAGGCAGGTGAATAG
- the csrA gene encoding carbon storage regulator CsrA, with protein MLALTRKKGESLVINNNIEITVLEIRGDQIKIGISAPKEVPIYRKEVYVQIQKENEEAMKNLADPETLKNLF; from the coding sequence GTGTTGGCATTAACAAGAAAAAAAGGCGAATCACTCGTCATCAACAACAACATCGAGATTACGGTATTGGAGATTCGCGGAGACCAGATTAAGATTGGAATATCAGCACCAAAGGAAGTGCCTATTTATCGAAAAGAGGTCTATGTACAGATTCAAAAGGAGAATGAGGAAGCCATGAAGAACCTCGCAGACCCGGAAACCTTAAAGAATCTGTTTTAA
- a CDS encoding flagellar protein FlaG, producing the protein MEMEAVKNGTAKVSYQGSTAPTTKTKKVEDTGTGSNIGDAVYSGQGAYNTKGQTKATQTDDEVDGKVKALRGAQLDNALSEMNEKMSNSEAIFGIHEKTNRVMIKIIDKTTKEVIKEYPPEETLDMIAKVWEIAGIMVDEKR; encoded by the coding sequence GTGGAAATGGAAGCAGTGAAGAACGGTACTGCAAAGGTGTCCTATCAGGGAAGTACGGCACCGACAACAAAAACCAAAAAGGTAGAGGATACAGGAACTGGAAGCAATATAGGAGATGCAGTATATTCCGGGCAGGGAGCCTATAACACAAAAGGTCAGACAAAGGCTACCCAGACGGATGATGAAGTGGATGGAAAAGTGAAAGCACTTCGGGGAGCGCAGCTTGATAATGCACTCAGTGAAATGAATGAAAAAATGTCCAATTCAGAAGCCATTTTTGGAATTCATGAGAAAACAAATCGTGTCATGATTAAAATCATAGACAAGACAACAAAGGAAGTAATCAAGGAATATCCACCAGAAGAAACACTTGACATGATTGCAAAAGTCTGGGAGATAGCAGGAATTATGGTTGACGAGAAACGCTGA